In one window of Helianthus annuus cultivar XRQ/B chromosome 17, HanXRQr2.0-SUNRISE, whole genome shotgun sequence DNA:
- the LOC110925650 gene encoding transcription factor MYC2, with the protein MNHHWSSDDNSSMMDAFISSDMTSIWPTPTTTTTTITTSSASTSIIHDPFNPDTLQQRLQTLIDTAREPWTYAIFWQSSVIDYSPVLGWGDGYYKGETNKPKSTPSATSLAEQQYRKKVLRELNSMISGTSAPENDAVDEEVTDTEWFFLISMTQSFVNGSGLPGQAAFTNQPVWLAGSDRLMSSHCERARQGQGFGLQTIVCVPCSDGVIELGSTELIFQNSDVMKKVRVSFCFNNTNGTDMMQINNNNNNNNNNNNVTDPGDGGDDPSSIWITDPVASSTAHADVTPVKDIVESHVQKQVLFENPNENARSGGDNGNNGNTGFFGTRELNFSEFRSFDGVNGGKNGGSGYNKAESSKILNFGESKRSVNDAPFAGKSRFVGVEEKSSKKRSPTSCGSNEDGMLSFVSNVVPVSGVVKSSGVGLTGVDSDHSDLEASVIKEAESARVVEPEKKPRKRGRKPANGREEPLNHVEAERQRREKLNQRFYALRAVVPNVSKMDKASLLGDAILYINELKSKVESSETEKEELRNQVDALTKELSNKDSRHPSSGDVKTTTTAALIPRADLDVDVKVMGWDAMVRIQCSKKNHPAARLMGALMELELEVNHASVSVVNELMIQQATVKMAGRMYSQDELRLALTGKFSGP; encoded by the coding sequence ATGAACCACCACTGGTCTTCCGACGACAACTCCTCCATGATGGACGCCTTCATCTCCTCCGACATGACCTCCATCTggcccacccccaccaccaccaccaccaccatcaccacctcctCCGCCTCCACCTCCATCATCCACGACCCCTTCAACCCCGACACCTTACAACAACGCCTCCAGACCCTCATCGACACCGCTCGTGAGCCTTGGACCTACGCCATCTTCTGGCAATCCTCCGTCATCGATTACTCACCGGTCCTCGGCTGGGGCGACGGCTACTACAAAGGCGAAACAAacaaacccaaatccacaccctCAGCCACCTCCTTAGCCGAACAACAATACCGGAAAAAAGTCCTCCGAGAACTCAACTCCATGATTTCCGGCACATCAGCACCGGAAAACGACGCCGTTGACGAAGAAGTCACAGACACCGAATGGTTCTTTCTAATCTCTATGACGCAGTCGTTTGTTAACGGGTCCGGGTTACCGGGTCAAGCTGCGTTTACTAACCAGCCGGTTTGGCTTGCCGGTTCAGACCGGCTGATGTCATCTCACTGTGAACGTGCTCGTCAGGGTCAAGGGTTTGGGTTACAAACAATTGTTTGTGTTCCGTGTTCTGACGGCGTTATCGAGTTAGGGTCAACGGAGTTAATTTTTCAGAATTCAGATGTTATGAAGAAAGTTAGGGTTTCGTTCTGTTTCAATAATACTAACGGAACGGATATGATGcagattaataataataataataacaataataataataataatgttacgGATCCGGGTGATGGTGGTGACGACCCGTCGTCTATTTGGATAACGGATCCGGTTGCTTCGTCTACAGCTCATGCTGACGTCACGCCGGTTAAGGATATTGTTGAGTCACACGTTCAGAAACAGGTTCTGTTTGAAAACCCTAATGAAAACGCTAGATCTGGTGGTGATAACGGAAATAACGGTAATACCGGATTTTTTGGTACCAGAGAGTTGAATTTCTCTGAATTCAGATCGTTTGACGGAGTTAACGGCGGGAAAAACGGGGGTTCCGGGTATAATAAGGCGGAATCTAGTAAGATTCTGAATTTCGGTGAGAGTAAACGGAGTGTTAACGATGCTCCGTTTGCGGGTAAATCGCGGTTTGTTGGAGTGGAGGAGAAGAGTAGTAAGAAGCGATCTCCGACTTCGTGTGGGAGTAACGAAGACGGGATGCTTTCGTTTGTGTCGAATGTGGTTCCGGTGTCGGGTGTTGTGAAATCGAGTGGTGTTGGGTTGACTGGGGTGGATTCGGACCATTCGGATCTTGAAGCGTCGGTGATTAAAGAGGCGGAGAGTGCTCGAGTGGTGGAGCCGGAGAAGAAACCGCGGAAAAGAGGGCGGAAACCGGCGAATGGACGAGAGGAGCCGTTGAATCACGTCGAGGCGGAGAGGCAGAGACGAGAGAAGCTAAACCAGCGGTTTTACGCGTTGCGAGCCGTCGTCCCTAACGTGTCGAAAATGGATAAAGCCTCGTTGTTAGGCGACGCGATTTTGTACATTAACGAGTTGAAATCGAAAGTGGAAAGCTCCGAAACGGAGAAGGAAGAGTTGAGAAACCAAGTTGACGCGTTGACGAAAGAATTGTCGAATAAAGACTCGCGGCATCCGTCATCGGGCGACGTGAAAACGACGACGACGGCGGCCCTCATCCCGAGAGCGGATTTGGATGTGGATGTGAAGGTAATGGGGTGGGACGCGATGGTTAGGATCCAATGTAGCAAAAAGAACCACCCTGCCGCGCGGCTAATGGGGGCGTTGATGGAACTAGAATTGGAAGTGAACCACGCGAGTGTGTCGGTTGTGAACGAGTTGATGATTCAACAAGCCACCGTGAAAATGGCCGGTCGGATGTACAGTCAAGACGAGCTCCGGTTAGCCTTAACCGGCAAATTTTCTGGTCCATGA